The Huiozyma naganishii CBS 8797 chromosome 3, complete genome genome contains a region encoding:
- the KNAG0C00100 gene encoding uncharacterized protein (similar to Saccharomyces cerevisiae YRF1-7 (YPL283C)) — MPNQITDDIVVIDRWIVSIPDRKVVSSFAAKRQLSQANYRKLVAIEPVDLTRFTTTFHTVDSPELFQHIDLHPHEFAVLPNGDAVPRSSVAYRRADKSKCNLFTRMSHRVSTGGRRVVYLVPAEQHQYPDVDMRDVPTQGFKAKNTSLFVQLMALDTIRFDIESDFAVVNAGMQPGTLHAWQHHAVDYLQKCYEKARARGSQFPGRDFHRGTSSIVKLYEPTTLTLYGNRLGKALYILQHCTELSPFQELLSRTNFQPFGNDPGAALDRYPGLICDALAGTRGAELVVRWVYTMAYEFEAWTTTDVLLMARTAMSYREMLDSIKMFIKFSAFANDRCDPNELAELFSAEDPGEDTLWHRVGRLYTEVVKQCTIDASTNVVWNSSTQEVMVNNRAISLSGIAEILSSIGLEFNECIAALSEHLSFGSVSDVYLDTLGNPESDFTGDRKNTYFVDTFKKETFFHHQMYWRNPASAANAEVVTVVRSTISRITRALLVECWLSPGMPLRFPELSTITFSGPERNVYADGGGRMLYFLTTYNKNKQYGHRLSFLDAAASAKLLWFILILRPFTIELLKDELAQFKGDMYLRHAEDTVYGQDVLEAGGDSSEDENVPVFNHARRLTERVQLLAASSGAATVGAAVLKEFLWVDIEHHRLLGLNQFNTELMRHPRKGTRYGMTIRLMRQALASLWKNAVHEVGKVELIAKGFGHNALTHLNIYGFNRDSDVNSGAQEDTFVEVRNLSARFMAAVDPERLQRYRSHFTTRAKRRRIEHQPGPVCGVEELFAAGRRFLNCPDFDFRNRDQLLFTTNVLFSRYRALGLQAATAFGKSLTFLLPMMFRAAERPNQYLHFIGVPYEALKRATVKKVAQTGLRVALVTELLRPAPLQYIRDTDVFVGCWETFAEPQLVALFRNWDSVAGSAKTLGYFVFDEAHTLFFDSTYRPQLNEVRALGWENWEKVLFLSATMDAGLFQTIAEDRRLPDYMISQRYFMNAVKEVPNAQMRVDCIWRKRSMIVDDVRRLIHAFLTGVAEGKAVFFFGNKKTMAKAYRGFRSNERVVQVSASESEEHRRMVFEMFEDGRSLQRVILGTKLISNGLDCPSVRFVCLVDFRMNAVDYLQMVGRIRGHGYIRVLYSGTGGVPLETTSRGRNFPLLNFRECITEQIARYYGLEGTSHARCCGEGTDDEWTREIRARLDAGGTPDVSASESGGETDPATVGPLEEKLQGRGFLHLVLGAGYEHAVQGVLLGLNVVAVLSWRFNPSTRLCRECWGLRHESDPCHPLKRELLTLSAEILLVLYVAQDKKFEEFARLLEQRGSYDFVLDMLQDEGLLRRRLLVFVQKCKLGFGNVVFKEGAGCYTLATFRLFFAFLLHKKVNVAVLLKKQAVVASPALFSNLDNYVGKLFHDTATVAALSAGELTHQKVEVLGALETWVGNNQRECPQLYTLIKGRAHTGVFVSLVVVRVRVWADPGPGAMQRGCNGDAAMEAVSSVLPQHGADRDC; from the coding sequence ATGCCTAACCAAATTACCGATGACATCGTGGTCATCGACAGGTGGATTGTTTCCATCCCCGACCGCAAGGTCGTCTCTTCGTTTGCTGCAAAACGCCAACTGTCGCAAGCTAACTACCGCAAACTGGTTGCCATCGAGCCCGTCGATTTGACCCGCTTCACCACCACTTTTCACACCGTGGACTCCCCCGAGTTATTCCAGCACATCGATCTGCATCCACACGAGTTTGCCGTTCTGCCCAATGGGGATGCTGTGCCCAGATCGTCCGTGGCGTATAGGAGGGCTGACAAATCTAAGTGCAATCTGTTCACCAGGATGTCCCACCGTGTCAGCACTGGCGGCCGGCGCGTCGTCTACTTGGTCCCCGCAGAGCAGCACCAGTATCCCGATGTGGACATGCGGGATGTGCCCACCCAAGGCTTCAAGGCCAAGAACACCTCCTTGTTTGTCCAGCTCATGGCCCTCGATACTATCAGGTTCGACATCGAAAGCGACTTCGCAGTCGTCAATGCCGGCATGCAACCGGGCACCCTCCACGCCTGGCAACACCACGCCGTGGATTACCTCCAAAAGTGCTATGAGAAGGCCCGTGCCCGGGGTTCTCAGTTCCCTGGGCGGGACTTCCACCGGGGCACGTCATCCATAGTCAAGCTCTACGAGCCCACGACATTGACCTTGTACGGCAACCGCCTGGGCAAGGCATTGTACATACTACAGCACTGCACCGAGCTGTCCCCGTTCCAGGAGCTGCTGTCACGCACCAATTTCCAGCCCTTCGGAAACGACCCCGGTGCCGCCCTGGACCGGTACCCTGGTCTGATTTGCGACGCACTGGCGGGCACGCGCGGTGCCGAGCTGGTCGTCCGGTGGGTGTATACCATGGCCTACGAGTTCGAGGCCTGGACGACAACAGACGTCCTTTTGATGGCCCGCACCGCCATGTCCTACAGAGAGATGCTGGACTCCATCAAGATGTTCATAAAGTTTTCAGCGTTCGCCAACGACCGCTGCGACCCCAATGAGTTGGCCGAGTTATTCAGCGCCGAGGACCCTGGAGAAGATACCTTGTGGCACCGAGTGGGGCGGCTGTACACCGAGGTGGTGAAGCAGTGCACGATTGACGCTTCCACAAACGTGGTCTGGAACAGCTCTACCCAGGAGGTCATGGTGAACAACAGGGCCATCTCTCTCAGCGGTATCGCAGAGATACTGTCTAGCATTGGGCTCGAATTCAACGAGTGTATCGCTGCACTCTCCGAGCACCTCAGCTTCGGGTCCGTCAGCGACGTGTACCTTGACACTTTGGGAAACCCCGAGTCCGATTTCACCGGAGATCGGAAAAATACCTATTTTGTGGACACattcaagaaggagaccTTCTTCCACCACCAGATGTACTGGAGGAACCCCGCAAGCGCGGCCAATGCCGAGGTGGTCACGGTGGTCCGCAGCACCATCTCCCGGATAACCCGGGCCCTTCTGGTAGAATGCTGGCTGAGTCCCGGCATGCCCCTTCGGTTCCCCGAGCTCAGCACAATTACCTTCTCGGGCCCGGAACGAAACGTCTACGCGGACGGCGGCGGGCGCATGCTCTACTTTCTTACAACGTACAACAAGAATAAGCAGTACGGCCACCGTCTGTCCTTTCTGGACGCCGCGGCATCCGCTAAGCTCCTGTGGTTTATACTCATCCTGCGGCCGTTCACGattgaactgctcaaaGACGAGCTGGCGCAGTTCAAAGGCGACATGTACCTGAGGCACGCAGAGGACACCGTGTATGGGCAGGACGTGTTAGAGGCTGGCGGGGACAGCTCCGAAGACGAAAACGTCCCAGTGTTCAACCATGCCAGGCGGCTGACAGAGAGAGTCCAACTGCTGGCAGCGTCCAGCGGTGCTGCCACGGTGGGCGCGGCGGTCCTGAAGGAGTTTCTGTGGGTGGACATCGAGCACCACAGACTGCTGGGCCTCAACCAGTTCAATACCGAGCTAATGCGGCACCCGCGGAAGGGGACACGGTACGGCATGACCATCCGGCTGATGCGGCAGGCGCTGGCCTCGCTGTGGAAGAACGCAGTGCACGAGGTCGGCAAGGTGGAGCTGATTGCCAAGGGGTTCGGCCACAATGCCCTTACCCACCTGAACATCTACGGGTTCAACCGCGACTCGGACGTGAACTCGGGCGCCCAGGAGGACACATTTGTCGAGGTCCGCAATCTGAGCGCGCGGTTCATGGCCGCGGTTGACCCCGAACGCCTGCAGCGGTACCGCAGCCACTTCACCACCCGGGCCAAGCGGCGCAGAATTGAACACCAGCCCGGCCCTGTCTGCGGCGTCGAGGAGCTGTTTGCGGCGGGGAGGCGGTTCCTGAACTGCCCGGACTTCGACTTCCGCAATCGCGACCAGCTGCTGTTCACCACAAACGTGCTGTTTTCGCGCTACCGCGCTCTGGGACTGCAGGCTGCTACTGCGTTCGGAAAGTCCCTGACCTTTTTGCTGCCCATGATGTTTCGGGCGGCGGAGAGACCCAACCAGTATCTACATTTTATAGGTGTTCCATACGAGGCGCTGAAGCGCGCAACAGTCAAGAAAGTGGCACAGACCGGGTTGCGGGTGGCGCTGGTCACAGAGCTGCTGAGACCAGCACCGCTCCAGTATATCCGCGACACAGACGTCTTTGTCGGGTGCTGGGAGACGTTTGCTGAGCCCCAGCTGGTTGCATTGTTTCGAAACTGGGACAGCGTCGCAGGCAGTGCCAAGACACTGGGCTACTTTGTGTTTGACGAGGCACACACGCTCTTTTTCGACTCGACATACCGCCCTCAGCTTAACGAGGTGCGGGCGCTCGGGTGGGAGAACTGGGAAAAGGTCTTGTTTCTGTCCGCGACAATGGACGCCGGTCTGTTCCAGACGATTGCAGAGGACCGCAGGCTGCCCGACTACATGATCAGTCAGCGGTACTTCATGAACGCCGTAAAGGAGGTGCCGAACGCGCAGATGAGAGTTGATTGCATCTGGCGCAAGCGGAGCATGATAGTGGACGATGTTCGGCGGTTGATCCATGCGTTCCTGACCGGCGTCGCAGAGGGCAAGgccgtcttcttctttggaaacaagaagacaatGGCAAAGGCGTACCGGGGGTTCCGTTCCAACGAGAGGGTAGTCCAGGTGTCAGCGTCCGAAAGCGAGGAGCACAGGCGTATGGTATTTGAGATGTTTGAGGATGGCCGCTCTTTACAGCGCGTGATCCTTGGAACAAAGCTGATATCGAACGGTCTGGACTGCCCGTCAGTGCGGTTCGTGTGTCTCGTCGATTTCCGGATGAACGCTGTGGACTATCTGCAGATGGTTGGGCGGATCCGCGGGCACGGGTACATCCGGGTGCTGTACAGCGGCACTGGCGGTGTGCCTCTCGAAACCACCTCGCGCGGGAGGAACTTCCCTCTACTGAATTTCCGGGAGTGCATCACAGAACAGATCGCCCGGTACTACGGCCTGGAGGGCACTTCTCACGCGCGGTGCTGTGGCGAGGGCACGGACGATGAGTGGACCAGAGAGATCCGCGCCAGGCTGGACGCCGGAGGCACTCCCGATGTGTCTGCGTCAGAGAGCGGAGGGGAGACGGACCCCGCGACGGTCGGACCGCTGGAAGAGAAGCTGCAGGGTCGGGGCTTTCTACACCTTGTCCTTGGCGCGGGATACGAACATGCGGTGCAGGGCGTGCTACTGGGCCTAAACGTCGTAGCAGTGCTGAGTTGGCGGTTCAACCCGTCGACCCGTCTGTGCCGCGAGTGCTGGGGCCTGCGGCACGAGTCCGATCCCTGTCACCCGCTGAAGAGGGAGCTGTTGACGCTGTCCGCGGAGATCCTGCTGGTGCTGTACGTGGCGCAGGATAAAAAGTTCGAGGAGTTTGCTCGGTTACTCGAGCAGCGCGGGTCGTACGACTTCGTTCTGGACATGCTGCAGGACGAGGGCCTGCTCCGGCGGAGGTTACTGGTGTTTGTCCAAAAGTGCAAACTGGGGTTCGGGAATGTTGTGTTTAAAGAAGGGGCGGGGTGCTACACACTGGCCACTTTCAGGCTGTTTTTTGCCTTCTTGCTGCACAAGAAGGTGAATGTGGCCGtattgttgaagaaacaggcaGTGGTAGCATCTCCGGCGCTATTCTCGAACCTCGACAACTACGTCGGGAAACTCTTCCACGACACGGCCACTGTCGCTGCACTGAGCGCAGGGGAACTGACACACCAGAAGGTGGAGGTGCTGGGCGCACTTGAGACGTGGGTGGGCAACAACCAGCGGGAATGCCCCCAGCTGTACACTCTCATTAAAGGGCGGGCGCACACCGgtgtgtttgtttctttggttGTGGTCCGTGTTCGAGTTTGGGCTGACCCGGGTCCTGGGGCCATGCAGCGTGGATGCAACGGGGATGCCGCAATGGAGGCTGTTTCCTCTGTTCTTCCGCAACATGGTGCGGACCGTGACTGTTGA